A genome region from Synchiropus splendidus isolate RoL2022-P1 chromosome 5, RoL_Sspl_1.0, whole genome shotgun sequence includes the following:
- the egr2b gene encoding early growth response protein 2b, whose product MTAKTLEKVNVGGFVHPESVYSVDDIAGSSMPTSVAIFPNTDLGAHYDQINMAAEGLMSADMSAERRSLDLSSYSSGFSQPPSHRNQTFTYMGKFSIDSQYPGNWNPEGVINIVSGIFNVAQPPPPPPPPPHPPSSSASSSPASTGSPNHFSSGNLSCTMAAQNQADMEHHHHLYSPPPPYSSTGCGDVYQDTSAFLSTSTCPIASYPPPSYTSPKQPGASDGSGLFPIIPDYPGFFQPACQRDMHSSGIQDRKPFGPCSLETFRVPPPLTPLNTIRNYTLGVPGGISEGGPPRLPSAYSPQNLPLRPILRPRKYPNRPSKTPIHERPYPCPAEGCDRRFSRSDELTRHIRIHTGHKPFQCRICMRNFSRSDHLTTHIRTHTGEKPFACDFCGRKFARSDERKRHTKIHLRQKERKSSTVSSSSSSGVSATNGICS is encoded by the exons ATGACGGCCAAAACTTTGGAGAAAGTGAACGTCGGTGGGTTCGTGCACCCGGAAAGTGTATATTCCGTAGATGACATCGCCGGCAGCAGCATGCCGACCTCCGTGGCTATCTTCCCCAACACAGACCTAGGAGCACATTACGACCAGATCAACATGGCAGCAG AAGGTCTGATGAGCGCCGACATGAGCGCAGAGCGCCGATCTCTGGACCTCTCATCCTACTCCAGCGGCTTCTCCCAGCCGCCATCCCACCGCAACCAAACCTTCACATACATGGGCAAGTTCTCCATCGACTCTCAGTATCCAGGTAACTGGAACCCCGAGGGAGTGATCAACATCGTCTCCGGCATCTTTAACGTGGCGcagccgccaccgccgccgccgcctcctcctcaccctccctcctcctccgcgTCCTCTTCCCCTGCATCCACAGGCTCCCCCAATCACTTCTCCAGCGGAAATTTGAGTTGTACCATGGCGGCCCAGAACCAAGCAGACATGGAGCACCACCATCACCTGtactcccctcctcctccgtaCTCCTCCACTGGCTGCGGGGACGTGTACCAGGACACCTCGGCGTTCCTCTCCACATCCACCTGTCCCATCGCCTCCTACCCGCCGCCCTCCTACACCTCCCCTAAGCAGCCCGGGGCGTCAGACGGGTCAGGACTGTTCCCCATTATTCCAGACTACCCCGGCTTCTTCCAGCCGGCGTGCCAGCGTGACATGCACTCTTCTGGCATCCAGGACCGGAAACCCTTTGGTCCATGCTCGCTTGAAACTTTCCGCGTGCCCCCTCCTCTGACCCCTCTGAACACTATCAGGAACTATACTCTTGGGGTTCCGGGTGGCATTTCGGAGGGTGGCCCGCCTAGACTCCCGTCTGCATACAGCCCGCAAAATCTGCCTCTAAGACCCATCCTGCGCCCAAGGAAGTACCCGAACAGACCCAGCAAGACCCCCATACATGAGCGCCCGTACCCCTGCCCGGCAGAGGGCTGTGATCGGCGGTTCTCCCGCTCTGACGAGCTGACCCGGCACATCCGAATCCACACGGGACACAAACCTTTCCAGTGCCGGATCTGCATGCGTAACTTCAGCCGCAGCGACCACCTCACTACGCACATCCGGACGCACACCGGGGAGAAGCCGTTCGCCTGCGACTTCTGTGGGCGCAAGTTCGCCAGGAGCGACGAGAGAAAGAGGCACACCAAGATCCACCTGAGGCAGAAAGAGAGGAAGTCATCCACggtctcctcatcctcctccagcgGCGTCAGTGCCACCAACGGAATTTGCTCTTAA